Sequence from the Egibacter rhizosphaerae genome:
CGCCCCGACGGGCGCAAGGAGCTGGTCGCGGTGTCAGACGGCCACCGCGAGGACACCGACTCGTGGGCCGACGTGCTGCGCGACCTGCGCGATCGCGGCATGACCGCGCCCTGCCTGGCCGTCGGCGACGGCGCGCTGGGGTTCTGGGCCGCGCTGCGCCAGGTGTTCCCCGGCACCGCCGAGCAGCGCTGCTGGGTCCACAAGGTCGCCAATGTTGTCGCTGCTCTGCCCAAGCGCACCCATCCCCAGGCCAAGGCCGCGCTGCGCGGCATCTACACCGCCGACACCCGCGAGGCCGCGATCGACGCCGCGGCCGCGTTCGCTGACGAGTTCGCCAAGTGGCCCAAGGCCACCGCCAAGATCACCGGCGACCTCGACGTGCTACTGGCCTTCTACGACTACCCCGCTGAGCACCACAAGCACCTGCGCTCCTCCAACGCCATCGAGTCGACGTTCGCCACCGTCCGGCTACGCCAGCGCGTCACCAAGGGGCCCGGCTGCCGCGACGCCGGTGTGGCGATGGCCTACAAGCTCCTCGACGCCGCCCAGGACCGCTGGCGGCGGATCAACGCACCCGAACTCGCAGCACTCGTGCGCGCCGGCGCCACCTTCATCAACGGACAACTACGAGAAAGGGACGAAACAGACGAAACCACGAGCCTCGAGGAACGCGCCGCCTGATGAACTCAGAAACCTCGTCCACAACTCTTGACGATAGCTCCAATGGGCCGACAGGCGCGGTATGCGGCCTCATGAGGGGCTCGTTGGTCCCGTGCGTGGGGGCTCGGCCGGCCAGAGGTTGGCAGAGCTGCTCGCTCAGGGGGCGGACGACCGAGCGGTCAGCGGCTGGGAAGAGTGGAACCCGACGGCAACGCGGCTGAGCAGCCGATTCGGGTCTTGCACCTCGGGATCAGTGCCGCACGGATCGTGGGCGACGGCGTGGCCGATGCGGGTAACGAATAGATTCGATCAGCGCATGCAGAGGAGAGACGCCAGCCGACAGCCCGGGCATG
This genomic interval carries:
- a CDS encoding IS256 family transposase, yielding MLRIADDRDAAEQAVHDDKTCGHRAGVEGAGLGLDELCRLAARDMIAAALEAERRAYLDAHAAETDERGHRLVVGNGHAGEREITTAAGRVEVAAPRVDDRREGHRYESAILPPYMRRSPKVTEVLPILYLRGLSTGDFAPALGEFFGSQDGLSASTVQRLTEEWRVEHDDWSARDLRKLDYVYVWADGVYVNVRLPDADGAQDRLCLLVIVGVRPDGRKELVAVSDGHREDTDSWADVLRDLRDRGMTAPCLAVGDGALGFWAALRQVFPGTAEQRCWVHKVANVVAALPKRTHPQAKAALRGIYTADTREAAIDAAAAFADEFAKWPKATAKITGDLDVLLAFYDYPAEHHKHLRSSNAIESTFATVRLRQRVTKGPGCRDAGVAMAYKLLDAAQDRWRRINAPELAALVRAGATFINGQLRERDETDETTSLEERAA